In Bacteroidota bacterium, one DNA window encodes the following:
- a CDS encoding helix-turn-helix domain-containing protein, whose protein sequence is MSGYSNIRIIDLSVEQLEAIIQNKLDSTILNSFNRPESTRKVNIEKLCQLYGWPKATIYGWVYKRYIPHSKVGKVLMFDLEIIEEWINGKRIKTKEEIIENGR, encoded by the coding sequence ATGTCAGGCTACTCGAATATTAGAATCATTGATCTCAGTGTAGAACAACTGGAAGCTATTATCCAAAATAAATTGGATTCTACAATTCTTAATTCTTTTAACCGCCCCGAATCAACTAGGAAAGTGAATATAGAAAAATTGTGTCAATTATATGGCTGGCCTAAAGCGACTATCTATGGATGGGTATATAAGCGATACATTCCTCATTCAAAAGTTGGAAAGGTATTGATGTTTGATCTTGAAATTATTGAAGAATGGATCAATGGAAAGCGTATTAAAACTAAAGAAGAAATAATTGAAAATGGACGATAA
- a CDS encoding YihY/virulence factor BrkB family protein, whose amino-acid sequence MKYNVKSLFKIFKTAAKEWWSKDPFKESAVIAYYAIFSLPGLLVLILTVAGYLYGQDDINNKLSDQIASTMGQDTAVQVSEMIEKARATGSSVWATIIGIVTIIVGATGVFAQFQKSLNIIWEVKADESKSGILSLIKVRLFSFGLIISVAFILVISLVVSTLLAAFGGWLQSNFSETLLVIVQILNVIISLSILALIFSLMFKFFPDAKIKWRHVWVGSFVTAILFELGKFGLSLYFGKASPESGYGAAGSIILILLWVSYSSMIVFLGAEFTRAFANYYDGDIPADKNAVKDNGRQK is encoded by the coding sequence ATGAAGTATAACGTAAAATCTCTCTTCAAAATCTTTAAAACCGCCGCCAAAGAATGGTGGTCAAAAGATCCCTTCAAAGAAAGTGCTGTGATCGCTTACTACGCGATCTTCTCTTTGCCCGGATTGTTAGTGTTGATCTTAACTGTTGCCGGATATTTATATGGTCAGGACGATATTAACAACAAATTATCTGATCAGATTGCATCAACGATGGGACAGGATACTGCTGTCCAGGTTAGTGAAATGATTGAAAAAGCGCGAGCGACCGGTAGTTCGGTCTGGGCAACCATTATTGGAATTGTAACAATTATTGTCGGAGCAACCGGAGTATTTGCACAATTTCAGAAATCGCTCAACATTATCTGGGAAGTAAAAGCAGACGAATCCAAATCAGGTATACTTTCGTTGATTAAAGTGCGGTTGTTTTCTTTTGGCTTAATTATATCTGTCGCATTTATCCTCGTAATTTCTTTAGTTGTATCAACATTGCTTGCAGCATTTGGTGGTTGGTTGCAAAGTAATTTTTCAGAAACATTGCTAGTGATAGTGCAGATTCTGAATGTAATTATTTCACTTTCCATTCTTGCGTTAATTTTTTCACTAATGTTTAAATTTTTCCCTGATGCAAAAATAAAATGGCGCCATGTTTGGGTGGGTTCATTTGTAACAGCAATACTTTTTGAGTTGGGAAAATTCGGATTGAGTTTATATTTCGGAAAAGCCAGTCCTGAATCGGGATATGGAGCCGCAGGTTCAATTATATTAATTCTGCTTTGGGTGAGTTATTCATCCATGATCGTATTTCTCGGAGCTGAATTTACCAGAGCGTTTGCAAATTATTATGACGGCGATATTCCTGCAGATAAAAATGCTGTTAAAGATAACGGCAGACAAAAATAA
- a CDS encoding KTSC domain-containing protein: protein MKRIIESRKLLNADKTTDLANLKLIYRNLIKEWHPDKFQDGDAKKEEAALTSKNIIEAYHLLVSVNPETHALNSESYANTINNSGIDDFTYKGQTLKVTFHDGSVYEYFGVPNNVYTKFLNSPGQSRFARRHIFNEYLHRNVIKASVAVEELV from the coding sequence ATGAAACGCATCATCGAAAGCCGTAAACTATTAAATGCCGATAAAACAACCGATCTGGCTAACCTTAAATTGATCTACAGAAATCTGATCAAAGAATGGCATCCTGATAAATTTCAGGATGGCGATGCGAAAAAAGAGGAAGCTGCGTTAACGAGTAAAAATATAATTGAAGCATACCATCTTTTAGTAAGTGTGAATCCTGAAACACATGCTTTGAATTCTGAATCGTATGCAAATACGATCAACAATTCAGGCATTGATGATTTCACTTATAAAGGACAAACGCTGAAAGTTACTTTTCATGATGGTAGTGTGTATGAATATTTCGGTGTGCCGAATAATGTCTATACTAAATTTCTGAATTCACCCGGACAGTCACGTTTTGCAAGACGACATATCTTTAATGAATATCTTCATAGAAATGTTATTAAAGCATCAGTTGCTGTTGAAGAACTGGTTTAA
- a CDS encoding DEAD/DEAH box helicase, with amino-acid sequence MSFSDLGISSRLIKKLSEQNYTQPYPIQRETIPAILSGKDILGISPTGSGKTAGYVLPILMSLHENVISKNRHVKVLVIVPTRELAIQVKEVFETFGSAMMNPVKSLAVYGGVSINPQMMAMNNVDVLVATPGRLLELVDSNAVHLSEVNTLVLDEADKMLNQGFEIEMNRILDLLPRKRQNLLFSATLSEDLEPIKRVLLKDPVICKIANAENTEENFNLDLIRQLGYFVSEERKGPLLRYLIKKNEMKQVLVFTSSVFEADKVTDKLRKNGIDAAAMHSKKSQGARTDALSRFKDGKLNVLVATDLISRGIDIAFLPHVINYELPRSPKDYVHRIGRTGRAENPGEAITFVTPADSHHFRVIQKKMGKWVTMIDSEPIDLLGN; translated from the coding sequence ATGTCATTTTCCGATTTAGGAATCTCTTCCCGATTAATAAAGAAACTCTCTGAGCAAAATTACACTCAGCCTTATCCGATACAACGCGAAACAATTCCTGCGATATTGAGTGGAAAAGATATTTTGGGAATTTCTCCAACAGGTTCGGGAAAGACGGCGGGATATGTACTTCCAATTTTAATGAGCTTACATGAAAATGTTATTTCAAAAAACAGGCATGTCAAAGTACTCGTAATAGTTCCTACCCGTGAGTTAGCTATTCAGGTAAAAGAAGTATTTGAAACTTTTGGTTCTGCAATGATGAATCCTGTTAAGTCACTTGCAGTTTATGGTGGTGTTTCCATCAATCCGCAAATGATGGCAATGAATAATGTCGATGTTTTAGTAGCGACACCGGGCCGATTACTGGAGCTTGTTGATTCAAATGCAGTTCATCTTTCTGAAGTGAATACACTCGTTCTTGATGAAGCTGATAAAATGCTGAATCAGGGTTTTGAAATCGAGATGAACAGGATACTTGATCTATTGCCACGCAAGAGACAGAATCTTTTGTTCTCTGCAACATTAAGTGAAGATCTTGAACCGATCAAAAGAGTTTTGTTAAAAGACCCTGTGATCTGTAAGATCGCTAATGCTGAAAATACTGAAGAGAATTTTAATCTTGATCTTATTCGTCAGCTTGGATATTTTGTGAGTGAAGAAAGAAAAGGTCCATTGTTGCGATATCTAATTAAGAAGAATGAAATGAAACAAGTTCTTGTTTTCACTTCATCTGTTTTTGAAGCTGATAAAGTCACTGACAAACTCCGCAAGAATGGTATCGATGCAGCAGCAATGCATAGCAAAAAAAGTCAGGGCGCGCGGACTGATGCTTTGTCACGATTTAAGGATGGGAAACTAAATGTTCTTGTCGCAACAGATCTGATCTCCCGCGGAATCGACATCGCTTTTTTACCACACGTGATCAACTACGAATTGCCGCGTTCACCGAAAGATTATGTTCACCGTATTGGTCGCACCGGCCGTGCAGAAAATCCCGGTGAAGCAATTACGTTTGTTACTCCTGCGGATTCACATCATTTCAGGGTAATTCAGAAAAAAATGGGGAAATGGGTGACAATGATCGATAGTGAACCGATCGACCTGTTAGGAAATTAG
- a CDS encoding T9SS type A sorting domain-containing protein, which produces MISCIKTLLFFTLTFVTINVTAQNGYTLLDSCYENSNGYVEFTRTFLVTKDSGSFHVEQFKRELDSVWTTTDTTAVVLCNILTSQDNFGRVLETNYYLNDSLNWNISRRTTFGYDSNNHLTDSVVQVDSSNVLVNSYSWHREFDSFGNLILKETKHWSSGQWLNNSREEWYFDVMGRDTLHVNFAGDSLNWLPYAQMRRIFDSNGIIDSMSYSWDGTSWNNQHRNQFSYQAALQDTLELSFNGNGILWDSSTAIRKTYDSFGNRTNSIQQNFVSSVWENYFKAIYTYDLSNRVVLETRMIWADSLWENSNQTIFTYSGIDAVDRVYQLWVDTVWVCESFTYNDYTYGQEVSGVFGGGDCNSRNIDSDETRRYDSQGHLIYSATDGHAGQSQGSTRYYYEEDFLYLVQNHSTSMGGLTHDLECYYYKPLTITFANFNFEICSGDSLSININGGVEPYTIRWYINDSLETNPSSDPTLFFPEVSGEYSVLVSDSLNNYFTQSIPVDVSVGVELGMDKIVCSDALVSLAAGQFETYVWQDGSTDSLFIASSPAQLADTIEYWVEVTDSSGCISRDSVSVVFEICIGVDELSDKLTQVFPNPVLSGEEFTIKGTVKADRITLANLSGEIVQELNIDNSGIYKLELEPGIYFLTIYTNEKMVVQKLIIL; this is translated from the coding sequence ATGATTTCCTGTATCAAAACTCTTTTGTTTTTTACCCTGACGTTTGTAACAATCAATGTTACTGCTCAGAATGGATACACACTTCTGGATTCTTGCTACGAAAATTCTAATGGTTATGTAGAATTCACCAGAACTTTCTTGGTTACAAAAGATAGCGGAAGTTTTCATGTTGAACAATTCAAACGGGAATTGGATTCAGTATGGACAACGACAGATACTACTGCAGTTGTATTGTGCAACATTCTTACATCTCAGGACAATTTTGGACGAGTTTTAGAAACGAATTATTATCTGAATGATTCATTAAACTGGAATATTTCCAGACGTACAACATTTGGTTATGATTCGAATAATCATTTAACAGACAGTGTAGTACAGGTTGATTCGTCAAATGTACTTGTAAATTCCTATTCTTGGCACAGAGAATTTGATTCATTTGGGAATTTGATATTGAAAGAAACGAAGCATTGGAGTAGTGGGCAATGGTTAAATAATAGCAGAGAAGAATGGTATTTTGATGTTATGGGAAGAGACACACTTCATGTAAACTTTGCCGGAGATTCTTTAAACTGGCTTCCATATGCGCAGATGAGAAGAATATTTGATTCGAATGGAATCATTGACAGTATGAGTTATTCCTGGGATGGTACAAGTTGGAATAATCAACATAGAAATCAATTTTCTTATCAGGCAGCACTTCAAGACACTTTGGAATTGTCATTTAATGGAAATGGAATTTTATGGGATAGTTCTACTGCTATTCGTAAAACTTATGATTCATTTGGAAATAGAACCAATAGTATACAACAGAATTTTGTCAGTTCGGTATGGGAAAATTATTTTAAAGCAATTTATACTTATGATTTAAGTAATAGAGTTGTTCTTGAAACAAGAATGATCTGGGCTGATAGTTTGTGGGAAAATTCAAATCAAACTATTTTTACTTATTCCGGAATTGATGCAGTTGACAGAGTTTATCAGCTTTGGGTTGATACAGTGTGGGTGTGCGAATCTTTCACGTACAATGATTATACTTATGGCCAGGAAGTTTCCGGTGTATTCGGAGGAGGAGATTGCAATTCAAGAAATATTGATTCAGATGAGACACGTAGATATGATAGCCAAGGCCATTTGATTTATTCTGCTACTGATGGCCATGCTGGCCAAAGTCAGGGATCGACCCGATATTACTATGAAGAAGACTTTTTGTATCTGGTACAAAATCACTCAACTTCTATGGGGGGATTGACACATGATTTAGAATGTTATTATTATAAACCTCTAACAATTACTTTCGCTAATTTCAATTTTGAGATTTGCAGTGGTGATTCTTTATCTATAAATATTAACGGTGGAGTCGAGCCATACACGATAAGATGGTACATAAACGATTCTCTTGAAACTAATCCATCCTCTGATCCGACTTTATTTTTTCCGGAAGTAAGTGGAGAGTATAGTGTTTTGGTTTCAGATTCATTGAATAACTATTTCACACAATCAATCCCTGTCGATGTTAGCGTGGGTGTAGAATTAGGAATGGATAAAATTGTGTGTTCAGATGCCCTTGTTTCATTAGCTGCCGGGCAGTTTGAAACTTATGTGTGGCAGGATGGAAGCACAGATTCATTATTCATAGCTTCCAGTCCGGCTCAGCTTGCTGATACCATTGAATACTGGGTTGAAGTAACAGATTCTTCAGGATGTATCAGCAGGGATTCAGTGTCCGTTGTTTTTGAAATTTGTATTGGTGTAGATGAACTATCAGATAAATTGACGCAAGTATTTCCTAATCCGGTTTTGAGTGGTGAAGAATTTACAATTAAAGGAACTGTAAAAGCAGATAGAATAACACTGGCTAATCTGTCAGGAGAAATTGTGCAAGAGTTGAACATTGATAATTCAGGAATTTATAAACTTGAATTGGAGCCGGGAATTTATTTTCTTACCATTTATACAAATGAAAAAATGGTTGTTCAAAAATTAATTATACTCTGA
- a CDS encoding T9SS type A sorting domain-containing protein — MKQIVITFLAAFNVFFAIASGDSTRVSFCTTTGDICYGRPSYSESIEVIDSAGRVIREDEYSLSGCWEGVIDSIFRKSASNIYQYDANGNIVSHLTSIYFLNDSIKNQYTYSYDSLDRRLTEVRTRLHPLPVLDYFFEQFEYYQDSLSSDLYMHNPGSGLDTSYFRTMEYDSAMRKIKETFRRYETSSGNLNTFYIQYYMYDSTGNLSTLSYKNLLPSNDSTRITYFYNVLNNISEASYERFDTLNSIWELNEKTIYNYDSLNYLDIAYDIRCFAGICTDTSSYVDYTVDSIGRITREAYYSYPGEWNGSSAVNFNAYGDTLYYGSSSPTENGCGESEYIYFTYSNSQEVIHSRTQTLASCAFMYVDCDYYNLNSDSMVINVSSPLTVCANDTVYPVVFHAGGNEPLQYHWSPGIYFSDSTIKYPYLINNVSGTYTLTVTDSSGRSISDTVSVQTHPDLIHPLDISAFGVPPCEGVVQLTFSPDSLNGTWYSHWEFDGSTYWEDTIVAGSSGLYSLIINNDYCTYRTDTNLVLIEPQPLTINTIGSYHVCEGNSVTLFTQDQFNFTWNTGSTADTIVADTSGYYYISMTDTNSCPDTSNMIYVYIGSFESAELIRDTSFCSGDSVRLNPGFYYSYFWSDSSTQNHLVVTDPGVYSLRVTDYFGCPNHDTITVTENLLPAVNLGVDTLLCRNTSIILEPGNFQSYQWQDGTNDSIFIPVYSGVDTVIISVLVSDSANCFASDTVAIFYDVCNEIVFITGSSSYVWPVPADDIFYLQFSDKRGEIMVFNSLGEIFYKDRLFNSASINCKSWPSGSYFYKIVKEDGLNISGKIFIRHP; from the coding sequence ATGAAACAAATTGTAATTACTTTCCTTGCAGCTTTTAATGTCTTTTTTGCAATAGCATCAGGCGACAGTACAAGAGTGTCATTTTGTACAACTACAGGTGATATTTGTTATGGCAGGCCTTCGTATTCAGAATCAATTGAAGTAATTGATTCGGCAGGTAGAGTAATTCGTGAGGATGAATATTCGCTTTCGGGATGTTGGGAAGGAGTAATTGATTCAATATTCAGAAAAAGTGCATCGAATATTTATCAGTATGACGCCAATGGAAATATTGTCTCTCATCTTACCTCAATTTATTTTCTTAATGATTCGATTAAAAATCAATACACATATTCTTACGATAGCCTGGATCGTAGATTAACGGAAGTCAGAACAAGATTGCATCCTTTACCCGTATTGGATTATTTCTTTGAACAATTTGAATATTATCAGGACAGCCTGAGTTCAGATCTTTATATGCATAATCCCGGTTCCGGATTAGATACTTCATATTTTAGAACTATGGAATATGATTCAGCTATGAGAAAAATAAAAGAAACATTTCGTCGCTATGAAACATCAAGTGGAAATTTAAACACTTTTTATATACAATATTACATGTATGATTCAACAGGGAACCTGAGTACATTATCGTATAAAAATTTGCTTCCTTCAAACGATTCAACGAGGATCACTTATTTTTATAATGTGCTTAATAATATTTCCGAAGCGTCCTATGAGCGATTTGATACTCTTAATTCAATATGGGAACTGAATGAGAAAACAATCTATAATTATGATAGCTTAAATTATTTGGATATAGCTTATGATATAAGGTGTTTTGCGGGAATATGTACTGATACATCAAGTTATGTTGATTATACTGTCGATTCAATAGGACGTATTACAAGAGAGGCCTATTATTCTTATCCCGGGGAATGGAATGGTTCATCTGCTGTTAATTTTAATGCATACGGTGATACATTATATTATGGTAGTAGTTCTCCTACTGAAAATGGCTGTGGTGAAAGCGAATATATTTATTTCACCTACAGTAATTCACAGGAGGTTATACATAGCCGGACACAAACTTTAGCTTCGTGTGCGTTTATGTATGTCGATTGCGATTATTATAATCTCAACAGTGATTCAATGGTAATTAATGTTTCCAGTCCGTTGACCGTTTGTGCAAATGATACAGTTTACCCTGTTGTTTTTCATGCAGGTGGCAATGAGCCCTTGCAGTATCATTGGTCACCTGGGATTTATTTTTCTGATTCAACGATCAAATATCCATATCTTATTAATAATGTTTCCGGAACTTATACTTTAACCGTGACCGATTCATCCGGAAGAAGCATATCCGATACGGTATCTGTACAAACGCATCCCGATCTCATTCATCCGCTTGATATTTCTGCATTTGGAGTTCCGCCATGTGAAGGTGTTGTCCAGCTGACATTCTCACCTGATTCTTTGAACGGGACATGGTATAGTCACTGGGAGTTTGATGGTTCTACTTATTGGGAAGATACCATTGTAGCCGGGTCAAGTGGATTGTATTCACTTATTATCAATAATGATTATTGCACGTACAGAACCGACACAAATCTGGTGCTGATTGAACCACAACCTCTGACGATAAACACTATTGGAAGTTACCATGTTTGCGAAGGGAATAGTGTGACCTTGTTTACGCAGGATCAGTTTAATTTTACCTGGAATACAGGAAGTACTGCCGATACAATTGTTGCCGATACTTCGGGTTATTATTATATAAGTATGACGGATACAAATTCGTGTCCTGATACATCAAATATGATATATGTTTACATTGGCTCATTTGAATCTGCTGAATTAATCCGTGATACATCTTTTTGCAGTGGTGATTCTGTAAGACTTAATCCCGGGTTTTATTATTCTTATTTTTGGAGTGATAGTTCAACACAGAACCATCTGGTTGTTACAGATCCGGGAGTGTATTCTCTGAGAGTTACTGATTATTTTGGTTGTCCGAATCATGATACTATTACAGTAACTGAAAATTTGCTTCCGGCAGTGAATCTGGGAGTTGATACACTTCTATGCAGAAACACTTCGATAATATTGGAACCCGGAAATTTTCAAAGTTATCAATGGCAGGATGGAACAAACGATTCGATATTTATTCCGGTTTATTCCGGAGTTGATACCGTAATTATTTCAGTTTTAGTTTCTGATTCGGCAAATTGTTTTGCATCTGATACAGTAGCTATTTTCTATGATGTTTGTAATGAAATAGTTTTTATTACCGGCAGTTCAAGTTATGTTTGGCCAGTACCTGCTGATGATATATTTTATCTGCAGTTTTCTGACAAGAGGGGTGAAATAATGGTATTCAATTCGCTTGGTGAAATATTTTATAAAGACCGGTTATTTAATTCTGCAAGTATAAATTGTAAATCCTGGCCGTCCGGTTCCTATTTTTATAAGATAGTAAAAGAGGATGGGCTTAATATTTCAGGAAAAATATTTATTCGCCATCCCTGA
- a CDS encoding OmpW family protein — MPFLILFLLISIETFSRDTLQTHSTWSFQTRMVMTGSSDHSDPAGYTVYSAFSVEPTLTRKITSRFSLTFNIRTESHEIDFIDSVGNETPLGSIELLPLNLLVQYDLIQSTNARIYIGGGANLTFCWEKSGALNSTDLPPSLGPALQLGTDLNISKAMFMNFNIGWNALQMDIESAGDKFSSLKMDPINLGIGLGYKF, encoded by the coding sequence TTGCCTTTTTTAATTCTGTTTTTATTGATCTCTATAGAAACCTTTTCCAGGGATACTTTACAGACTCATTCAACGTGGTCATTTCAGACAAGAATGGTCATGACCGGATCATCGGATCATTCAGATCCGGCTGGATATACTGTGTACAGTGCATTTTCTGTTGAACCTACTCTTACCCGAAAAATTACTTCCCGATTTTCTTTAACCTTCAATATTCGTACAGAATCTCATGAAATAGATTTTATTGATTCTGTCGGTAATGAAACTCCATTAGGTTCGATCGAATTACTTCCGCTAAATTTACTTGTGCAGTACGATCTGATTCAATCAACAAATGCGAGGATATATATAGGTGGAGGAGCAAATCTGACTTTTTGCTGGGAAAAGAGTGGCGCATTAAATTCTACTGATCTTCCACCATCGTTAGGGCCGGCACTCCAGCTTGGAACAGATTTGAACATTTCAAAAGCCATGTTTATGAATTTTAATATTGGCTGGAATGCACTTCAAATGGATATAGAATCAGCTGGAGATAAGTTCTCAAGTTTAAAGATGGATCCAATTAATCTTGGAATAGGTTTAGGATACAAATTTTAG
- a CDS encoding T9SS type A sorting domain-containing protein, whose translation MRYSTEHLAPGIYLLNIISGDQMVSRKFVVQHGGR comes from the coding sequence ATAAGATACTCAACAGAACATTTAGCTCCGGGAATCTATCTGTTGAATATTATTTCCGGTGATCAGATGGTGAGTAGAAAGTTTGTGGTGCAGCATGGTGGCAGGTGA